From a region of the Castanea sativa cultivar Marrone di Chiusa Pesio chromosome 10, ASM4071231v1 genome:
- the LOC142612766 gene encoding protein OSB1, mitochondrial-like, producing the protein MALNQTLPTPPTTTTTTAHILCKAPLTNLQIPSLSLSPSSASISFSNRCLKPLKLKCSVDYNYNYNQTQVEYPRPTEIPWTKEHSNSVHLIGIVGTPVEIKHLPSGNGKALAWTRLAVKKSSTLTSWISLTFWDELAHIAFQHVEKGQQIYVSGRLVSDTVESEDGKQQTYYKVVVQQLNFVERSISSLPSYDRDSNSMMPGKKLGNNAASNMSIEELWQAFFANPVDWWDNRKSKKNPKYPDFKHKDTGEALWVEGRYNPPWVKSQLAILDTRMGSLYDQDARLDANLVPGDKFLPF; encoded by the exons ATGGCATTGAACCAAACACTGCCAACACcacctacaacaacaacaacaacagcccACATTCTCTGCAAAGCCCCACTCACAAATCTCCAAATCCCCTCTCTATCTCTATCCCCATCATCAGCATCAATATCATTCAGCAATCGGTGCTTAAAGCCGCTAAAGTTGAAATGCTCGGTGGATTATAATTACAATTACAATCAGACCCAGGTGGAGTACCCTAGGCCCACTGAGATTCCCTGGACCAAGGAGCACAGTAACTCTGTGCACCTCATCGGCATCGTGGGCACCCCTGTCGAAATCAAACACTTGCCCTCTGGCAATGGCAAAGCTCTCGCTTGGACCCGCCTCGCCGTCAAGAAATCCTCCACCCTCACCTCCTG GATCAGTTTAACATTCTGGGATGAGCTGGCACATATTGCTTTTCAACATGTAGAGAAAGGCCAACAGATATATGTCTCTGGCCGGTTGGTCTCAGATACAGTTGAAAGTGAAGATGGAAAACAGCAGACCTACTAcaag GTAGTTGTTCAGCAACTTAATTTTGTCGAAAGGAGCATCTCATCCTTGCCCTCGTATGATCGTGATTCTAATTCCATGATGCCAG GTAAAAAGCTTGGTAATAATGCTGCAAGTAATATGTCCATAGAAGAATTATGGCAAGCCTTCTTTGCCAATCCTGTGGATTGGTGGGATAATAGGAAGAGCAAG AAGAACCCAAAGTATCCAGATTTTAAGCACAAAGATACTGGAGAAGCTCTATGGGTCGAAGGCAGGTACAATCCACCATGGGTGAAGTCCCAACTAGCAATACTGGATACAAGAATGGGGTCTCTTTATGATCAAGATGCTAGGTTGGACGCAAATTTAGTGCCCGGTGATAAATTTTTGCCTTTCTAA
- the LOC142613897 gene encoding putative carbohydrate esterase At4g34215 has protein sequence MVLPIFFLLLIVSQSGSVRPQQLQQQSKNIFILAGQSNMAGRGGVVSNTITGIATWDGIVPPQCSPNPSILKLSANLTWVLAHEPLHSDIDFKNINGIGPGMAFANYVLGKDPNFGIIGLVPCAVGGTKISLWEKGTFLYKQMMKRAQASVQNGGTIQALLWYQGESDTESQEDAKSYKAKLQKFFLDVRDDLQSPMLPIIQVALASGSGPFIEIVREAQMGIDLMNLRTIDAKGLPLEPDNLHLTTAAQVQLGKMFADTFLKFLPSGPIVSPIRSSAPRNSSNFIFNILIAPLLLCIRMILTNIV, from the exons ATGGTTCTTCCTATTTTCTTCTTACTCCTCATTGTAAGTCAATCCGGGTCAGTGAGACCCCAACAACTCCAACAACAAAGCAAAAACATATTCATCTTAGCTGGACAAAGCAACATGGCCGGACGTGGAGGCGTGGTCAGCAACACCATTACCGGCATAGCCACATGGGATGGCATTGTCCCACCCCAGTGCTCTCCAAACCCCTCCATTCTCAAACTCAGTGCAAACCTGACGTGGGTTTTAGCCCATGAGCCTCTCCATTCGGatattgatttcaaaaatattaatggGATTGGACCAGGCATGGCTTTTGCTAACTATGTGTTGGGTAAAGATCCCAATTTTGGGATCATTGGTCTGGTCCCTTGTGCCGTAGGAGGGACTAAGATAAGTCTGTGGGAAAAAGGGACTTTCCTTTACAAACAGATGATGAAGAGGGCTCAAGCTTCTGTGCAAAATGGTGGGACAATCCAGGCGCTTCTATGGTATCAGGGAGAAAGTGACACAGAGAGTCAAGAAGATGCCAAATCCTATAAAGCAAAATTGCAGAAGTTTTTCTTGGACGTCCGAGATGATTTGCAGTCTCCTATGCTCCCTATAATCCAG GTGGCTCTAGCATCAGGTTCAGGACCTTTTATAGAGATTGTTAGAGAAGCTCAGATGGGAATTGACCTAATGAACCTGCGAACCATTGATGCCAAGGGTCTGCCACTTGAACCGGATAACCTGCATCTAACCACGGCAGCGCAGGTTCAACTTGGGAAGATGTTCGCTGATACATTCCTTAAATTTCTACCCAGTGGTCCTATTGTGAGTCCTATTCGCAGTAGTGCACCAAGGAATtcttccaattttatttttaacattttgatagctccattattactttgtatCAGAATGATCCTAACTAACATTGTCTAA
- the LOC142613767 gene encoding putative carbohydrate esterase At4g34215 — translation MVLPIFFLLLIVTQAWSVRPQQLQQQGKNIFILAGQSNMAGRGGVVSNTITGIATWDGIVPPQCSPNPSILKLSANLTWVLAQEPLHSDIDFNKINGVGPGMAFANYVLGKDPNFGIIGLVPCAVGGTKISLWEKGTFLYKQMMKRTQASVQNGGTIQALLWYQGESDTESQEDAKSYKAKLEKFFLDVRDDLQSPMLPIIQVALAPGSGPFIEIVREAQMGIDLMNLRTIDAKGLPLEPDNLHLTTAAQVQLGKMFADTFLKFLPSGPIVSPIRSSAPRNSSNFVVNILIAPLFLCIRMILFLTNIV, via the exons ATGGTTCTTCCTATTTTCTTCTTACTCCTCATTGTGACTCAAGCCTGGTCAGTGAGACCCCAACAACTCCAACAACAAGGCAAAAACATATTCATCTTAGCTGGACAAAGCAACATGGCCGGACGTGGAGGCGTGGTCAGCAACACCATTACCGGCATAGCCACATGGGATGGCATTGTCCCACCCCAGTGCTCTCCTAACCCGTCCATTCTCAAACTCAGTGCAAACCTGACGTGGGTTTTAGCCCAAGAGCCTCTCCATTCGGATATTGATTTCAACAAGATTAATGGGGTTGGACCAGGCATGGCTTTTGCTAACTATGTGTTGGGTAAAGATCCCAATTTTGGGATCATTGGTCTGGTCCCTTGTGCCGTAGGAGGGACTAAGATAAGTCTGTGGGAAAAAGGGACTTTCCTTTACAAACAGATGATGAAGAGGACTCAAGCTTCTGTGCAAAATGGTGGGACAATCCAGGCGCTTCTATGGTATCAAGGAGAAAGTGATACAGAGAGTCAAGAAGATGCCAAATCCTATAAAGCAAAATTGGAGAAGTTTTTCTTGGACGTCCGAGATGATTTGCAGTCTCCTATGCTCCCTATAATCCAG GTGGCTCTAGCACCAGGTTCAGGACCTTTTATAGAGATTGTTAGAGAAGCTCAGATGGGAATTGACCTAATGAACCTGCGGACCATTGATGCCAAGGGTCTGCCACTTGAACCGGATAACCTGCATCTAACCACGGCAGCGCAGGTTCAACTTGGGAAGATGTTCGCTGATACATTCCTTAAATTTCTACCCAGTGGTCCTATTGTGAGTCCTATTCGCAGTAGTGCACCTAGGAATTCTTCTAATTTTGTTGTTAACATTTTGATAGCTCCATTATTTCTATGTATCAGAATGATCCTATTCCTAACTAACATTGTCTAA